The Alicyclobacillus macrosporangiidus CPP55 genome segment CTGTTCGACCGCAAACTGCACGCTCTCGCCGATTTCCTGAACGAGTTCCACCAGCACCGGGTGAACGATGTCTTCCAGTTGGGTGTGATCTTTGTACCGGAGCGCCATGGCGACGAACTTGAACGACACCGAGTACCGTCCGGTGTCCAGGTTGCGGACCACATAACCCATATCCTCCAGCGTGGAGAGGATCCGCGAGACATCCGCCTTATGAATGTCCAGCGCGGTCGCCAACTCCATCACGCCCATGCCATCGGGAGTACCGACGAGGGCCTCGAGCAACTGCATCGTGCGAGTCACCGCCAGCAAACAACCATCTCCATCCACATGTAAGCTGACCCCGTCCACTGCGGGGGCGTCCCAGGTTCGTCACTGCAGCGGTCACCTGGATTGCAGGATCTTCGCCTCTTCGTCGGTCAGGTCGCGCAGGCGCCGACCGACCTCGGCCAATACCTCTGGCGGCACGAAACAGACACCGCTGTCATCCGCCACTACGACGTCGCCCGGCCGTACCTGGACACCCGCCACTCGAATCGGCACGTTGATACCGACCCCCTCCAACCGGCCACGGCCCGTAACGGATGTCACCCCGCGTGACCAGACCGGCAGTTGAAGAGCGGAGATCTGATCCAGGTCGCGCACGGCACCATCCACGACCACCCCGGCGATCCCACACGCAACCGCACGGTGTGCCGCCAAGCCGCCGAATACGGACCATAGCCCGACCCCGTCGCCTTCCACCACCAACACGTCTCCTTGAGCTGCGATCGCCATCGCGGACTTGTGGATCAATCCATCCTCCGCATGCTCTCGCGACCGACGTTCTGGCAGGTAGCGTACGGTCACCGCCCGGCCCACCACACAGCGCCCAGGCAGTCGGCTTGGCAGATGGGTCGCCGCGACGGCCGTCGCGTATCCCAACTCGTCGAGAATGTCAGATATGCTGGAAGACAGGCCGGGAATTCGTCGCCATCCATCGACGATGGCCAAATCGACCTCCGGCATCGCACCGACCTCACGGGGCTGGTGCGTGCCGATTTTCGCCCGAGAACCTCCCTCACTTGGCGCCATGACCGTTCCCTCCCGTCGTGCTCGAGATCTCCACCAAGAGTCCAGAGGGAAATCGCACGAATCCGACCTCTGCCCCCCAGGGCTGACGCTGAATCGGTTGAACGACCTGCGCCCCCCGCTGCAGAACGTCCTCCAACGCCCGCGAATCTACCGCGCCGAGCGTGAGGATGGGCGCCTCCGGTTGAGGCAATCCCCACCGCCGCCAGGACGAGTCGGTCACCAACGCCAACTCCACTTGAGACCTTCGGTACAAGCCGTCCTTGGAGAGTCGCCACGGCTCGTGCAGACGCTGGATCCAGTCCATCTCCTCATCCCGAACCGGGATGGACACCCACATCTCAACCCCTCCTCCGCACGGTCACTCCGGCGCTTCTTCCACTTTCCACCGTTTGGTCAGCTGCGTCTGGATGCCAAACTGGTCCAGCACCCGCGCGACCGTGTGATCGACCAAGTCATCGACACTCGCGGGCCGGGTGTAGAACGCCGGCATGGGGGGCACGATGGACACACCTAACTCCGCCAGCCGCAGCATGTTCTCAAGATGGATGGCACTCAGCGGCGTCTCCCGCGGAACCAGCACAAGCCTGCGCCGCTCCTTTAAGGTGACATCGGCCGCCCGCGTGATCAGATTGTCAGCAAATCCGATGCGAATACTTGCAAGCGTCTTCATGCTGCACGGCACAACGACCATACCGTCCACCGGAAACGATCCACTGGACACCGCGGCCGCCTGGTCGGTCGACGCGTAGACACGGGAAGCCAATCGCTTCACGTCCGCCAGGGACCAGTCGGTCTCGAGGTGAATCGTCGCCTCCGCCCATTTGCTGAGGATCAGGTGGGTTTCGATTCCCAACTCGCGCATGACCTCGAGTGTGCGAATCCCCAGAATGGCTCCCGTGGCACCGGTCATTCCGACGATTAAGCGCATACAATCGCTCCAGTCTGGAAGAAGTGCGTTGCCAGATCTGTCCCTCCTCCGTCATTCAGTACGACCTCAGGTCAGTTCCGCAATCACGTCGACCTCCACCAGAATGCCGCGCAGAGCCGCCCCAATGGTCGTGCGGGCGGGATAGGGCTCGTGAAAGAACTCCGCATACACCGAATTGAAGGCGGCAAAATCATTCAGGTCCGCCAAGTAGACGTTCACCTTGACGACGTCGTCCAGCGTGGCGCCAGCTGCCTGTAAAATGGCTTGGACGTTCTTCAGCACCTGTCGAGCCTGTCCCGCAATATCAGCGGGCATCTCCCCCGTCTTCACATCGATGGGTCGCTGTCCAGACACGTAAATGCGATTCCCTGCCTTGACGGCCTGCGAGTACGGTCCGAAGGGCTGGGGTGCTGCCTCCGTGCGTATGGATTCCTTCAAGTGGGATACCTCTTTCACCCTTTAGGGCTTGTGATGTAACTCAGTTACACGAATCATATCAAATCCTTCTCGGAAGAAGCAATAGAGACAGAAAAATTGGCGCACCGATGTGCGCCAAATCACAAGGTGTCGAGCCGACCGAGGGAGCGTGCAGTGGACGTTCAGCGCATAGCGACCTTCGTTTCACAACTTCCGGTACACAATCGTCAAGCGATCGTCCTCCCGCCTGATATCCACAATGCGAATTTTCGACGTCTCCACCATGGATTTCAGTTCACTCAGGACGGCTGGCCACCGGACAAGGTCGTCCCGCAGCAAAGTGACACGCTCGAACACATGGGTCTGTTCCATGCGGCTTCCCTCCGTATTGCACTGTTGCAAAGCTCGGTAATGCGCATTTGTCATAAAACATTACACAATTAGATTGTAAATCATGCAGATCCGATGAATCAATGTATTTTTTGTTATATTTATTAACACATCGTAAAGATCGCCCGATCACCCGAATGAGGAGTGGGACTGCGGGCCGGAACCTGTTATATTGACGTTGACACGGGAGAAGGGGGCGGCAGACTTGTTTCGCTTACGCGGCCATCACCTGTTGTGCCTGCTCGGCTACCGGGGAATGGGCTACTCGGCGGAGTACACGGAAAACATGACGCGACTGCACTCGACGTTGCGCATGCATCCAGAGACCCAGGTGGAACTGGTGGCGGGGCCGGACGATCTGTGCCGGCACTTTCCCGATGACCAGCCCTACCACTGCGAGGAGCAAACCGTGCACGAGCGGGACACGGCGGTGTTGGAGAGGATGGGATTGAAGCCGGGGGATCGACTGCCGTGGCGCACGCTGGAAGATCGGTTGGCGACGGCCTTTATCCCGGGGGACATCCCTCGCCTCTGCAGCACCTGCCCGTGGCTCGGCTACGGCGTGTGCGAGGACGGAGTCCGCCGGCTGCGCCGGGGCGAGGGGCTGTATCCGGTACAAGCGAGCGGCGCAGCGGGGGAAAGGCGGCCCGGCGCATGAGCGGAGCCCCGCTGCGCGGGGATCGCCGTGTCTTCGGAGGCCATTTCACGCATTCGGCAGGGGCGGCACACAGGCTTAACAATCATATGGATGTTATCGTCCCGTGTGGGCATCGGATT includes the following:
- a CDS encoding RraA family protein — its product is MAPSEGGSRAKIGTHQPREVGAMPEVDLAIVDGWRRIPGLSSSISDILDELGYATAVAATHLPSRLPGRCVVGRAVTVRYLPERRSREHAEDGLIHKSAMAIAAQGDVLVVEGDGVGLWSVFGGLAAHRAVACGIAGVVVDGAVRDLDQISALQLPVWSRGVTSVTGRGRLEGVGINVPIRVAGVQVRPGDVVVADDSGVCFVPPEVLAEVGRRLRDLTDEEAKILQSR
- a CDS encoding UbiX family flavin prenyltransferase, which codes for MRLIVGMTGATGAILGIRTLEVMRELGIETHLILSKWAEATIHLETDWSLADVKRLASRVYASTDQAAAVSSGSFPVDGMVVVPCSMKTLASIRIGFADNLITRAADVTLKERRRLVLVPRETPLSAIHLENMLRLAELGVSIVPPMPAFYTRPASVDDLVDHTVARVLDQFGIQTQLTKRWKVEEAPE
- a CDS encoding RidA family protein, coding for MKESIRTEAAPQPFGPYSQAVKAGNRIYVSGQRPIDVKTGEMPADIAGQARQVLKNVQAILQAAGATLDDVVKVNVYLADLNDFAAFNSVYAEFFHEPYPARTTIGAALRGILVEVDVIAELT
- a CDS encoding DUF1284 domain-containing protein, with the translated sequence MFRLRGHHLLCLLGYRGMGYSAEYTENMTRLHSTLRMHPETQVELVAGPDDLCRHFPDDQPYHCEEQTVHERDTAVLERMGLKPGDRLPWRTLEDRLATAFIPGDIPRLCSTCPWLGYGVCEDGVRRLRRGEGLYPVQASGAAGERRPGA